The following are from one region of the Rhizobium sullae genome:
- the nagZ gene encoding beta-N-acetylhexosaminidase: protein MTESKAMILGCSGLSLTSEETAFYKAERPWGFILFGRNISERQQIADLVAEMRESVGWHAPVLIDQEGGRVQRIRPPILPHYPSGQTLGDIYRRDREQGLRAAWLMSRLHAFDLLKFGINVDCLPVLDVPVEGSSSVIGNRAYGGDPKTVADMGRAAAEGLKAGGVLPVMKHMPGHGRGRADSHHELPVVTASRDELEAHDFPPFIAMKDELAAMTCHVVFTAIDPDNPATTSRNVIDGVIRERIGFGGLLLSDDTSMNALAGTIGERAANIIAGGCDIVLHCNGDMDEMQQVVANTPVLAGASLERANAVLAGFPEADQADEAAIRAEFDGMFAAV, encoded by the coding sequence ATGACCGAATCAAAAGCGATGATCCTGGGCTGTAGCGGCCTGTCACTCACCTCGGAAGAAACGGCCTTCTACAAGGCTGAACGACCTTGGGGCTTCATCCTCTTCGGGCGTAATATCTCCGAGCGGCAGCAGATTGCCGACCTGGTTGCCGAAATGCGTGAAAGCGTCGGCTGGCACGCGCCGGTTCTGATCGATCAGGAAGGGGGCCGTGTGCAGCGCATCCGCCCGCCGATCCTGCCGCATTATCCCTCCGGGCAGACGCTCGGGGATATCTACCGGCGAGACCGGGAGCAGGGGCTGCGCGCCGCCTGGCTGATGTCGCGGCTGCACGCGTTCGATCTTTTGAAGTTCGGAATCAATGTCGACTGCCTGCCTGTTCTCGACGTCCCGGTGGAGGGCAGCAGCAGCGTCATCGGCAACCGCGCCTATGGCGGCGATCCGAAAACGGTTGCCGATATGGGACGCGCGGCGGCGGAGGGGCTGAAGGCGGGCGGGGTACTGCCGGTGATGAAGCATATGCCGGGCCACGGCCGCGGCCGTGCCGATTCCCACCACGAACTGCCGGTCGTCACCGCCTCGCGCGATGAACTGGAAGCGCACGACTTCCCACCCTTCATCGCCATGAAGGACGAGCTTGCGGCCATGACCTGTCATGTCGTCTTTACTGCGATCGATCCGGACAATCCGGCGACGACCTCGCGCAACGTGATCGACGGCGTGATCCGCGAGCGCATCGGCTTCGGGGGGCTGTTGCTTTCCGACGATACGTCGATGAACGCATTGGCCGGGACAATCGGTGAGCGTGCTGCGAATATCATTGCAGGCGGATGCGATATCGTGCTGCATTGCAACGGGGATATGGACGAGATGCAGCAGGTCGTGGCAAATACGCCGGTATTGGCGGGCGCCTCGCTGGAGCGCGCGAATGCCGTGCTGGCGGGCTTCCCCGAAGCTGATCAGGCAGACGAGGCGGCGATCCGCGCCGAATTCGACGGCATGTTCGCAGCCGTCTGA
- the tatB gene encoding Sec-independent protein translocase protein TatB — MFDIGWTELLVIAVVLIVVVGPKDLPPMLRAFGKMTQRARKVAGEFRAQFDEALREADLDDVRQTISDAQRLNPANSLREAMNPLRQMGNDIKADLQKATAVENKTEAPPVSAPEPSMSLPETPPVVAPAPEPTVVEKPKAARKPRAAAGKAPPAAAIAAAPAAKPKRAAAAKTVAAAATKAGPAKPAPAEKTAAASKKTATKKKDEA, encoded by the coding sequence ATGTTCGATATTGGCTGGACCGAGCTGCTTGTCATCGCGGTCGTGTTGATCGTCGTTGTCGGTCCGAAGGATCTGCCGCCGATGCTGCGCGCTTTCGGCAAGATGACGCAGCGTGCCCGGAAGGTCGCGGGCGAATTCCGCGCCCAGTTCGACGAGGCGCTGCGCGAAGCGGACCTTGACGATGTACGCCAGACGATCAGCGATGCGCAGCGCCTTAATCCGGCAAACAGCCTGCGCGAGGCGATGAACCCGCTTCGCCAGATGGGCAACGACATCAAGGCTGACCTGCAGAAGGCAACGGCAGTCGAAAACAAGACCGAAGCGCCGCCGGTCAGCGCGCCGGAGCCGTCGATGAGCCTGCCGGAAACGCCGCCTGTCGTCGCGCCGGCGCCGGAACCCACTGTTGTCGAAAAGCCGAAGGCCGCGCGCAAGCCCCGCGCTGCCGCCGGGAAGGCGCCGCCTGCGGCTGCAATTGCCGCCGCTCCCGCTGCAAAGCCGAAGCGCGCGGCTGCTGCAAAGACCGTCGCGGCCGCAGCAACAAAGGCTGGGCCGGCCAAACCTGCTCCGGCAGAGAAGACTGCGGCCGCTTCGAAGAAGACGGCGACCAAGAAGAAGGACGAGGCATGA
- the xth gene encoding exodeoxyribonuclease III: MKIATWNINGVKARIDNLTQWLKDSDPDIVCLQEIKTIDEAFPRLEIEAMGYHVETHGQKGFNGVAILSKTTPDEVTRGLPGDALDEQARFLEAVFSIPGNRALRICCLYLPNGNPVDSEKYPYKLAWMERLHQFAVSRLAYEDILILAGDYNVIPEPHDCFDPKIWESDALFLPQTREAFRRLENLGLTDAVRASTDAVQLYSFWDYQAGAWQKNNGLRIDHVMLSPEAADYMTSVAIEKHVRAWEKPSDHVPVVAYFDFPA; encoded by the coding sequence ATGAAGATCGCGACCTGGAACATCAACGGCGTCAAGGCGCGCATCGACAACCTCACGCAATGGCTGAAGGACTCCGATCCGGATATCGTCTGCCTGCAGGAGATCAAGACTATCGACGAGGCTTTCCCGCGGCTCGAGATCGAAGCGATGGGCTATCACGTCGAAACGCATGGCCAGAAGGGTTTCAACGGCGTCGCAATCCTTTCCAAGACCACGCCGGACGAAGTCACCCGCGGGCTGCCGGGCGATGCTCTCGATGAGCAGGCGCGTTTTCTCGAAGCGGTGTTCTCGATCCCTGGCAATCGCGCACTGCGCATCTGCTGCCTCTATCTGCCGAACGGCAATCCGGTCGACAGCGAAAAATACCCTTACAAGCTCGCCTGGATGGAGCGGCTGCACCAGTTTGCGGTCTCGCGCCTCGCCTATGAGGACATCCTCATCCTCGCCGGCGACTACAACGTGATCCCCGAGCCGCATGATTGCTTCGATCCGAAGATCTGGGAAAGCGATGCGCTCTTCCTGCCGCAAACGCGCGAGGCCTTCCGCAGGCTCGAAAATCTCGGGCTTACCGATGCCGTCCGCGCCTCGACCGACGCCGTTCAGCTCTACTCCTTTTGGGATTACCAGGCAGGAGCCTGGCAGAAGAACAACGGCCTCCGGATCGATCACGTGATGCTTTCGCCGGAGGCCGCCGATTACATGACGTCGGTTGCGATCGAAAAGCACGTGCGCGCCTGGGAAAAGCCGTCCGACCATGTTCCGGTCGTCGCCTATTTCGATTTCCCAGCGTAA
- a CDS encoding twin-arginine translocase TatA/TatE family subunit: MGSFSMWHWLIVLVIVLLLFGRGKIPELMSDVAKGIKSFKKGINEDETPDTAKTVDHKADETK; encoded by the coding sequence ATGGGTTCTTTTAGTATGTGGCACTGGTTGATCGTTCTGGTCATCGTGCTGTTGCTGTTCGGCCGCGGTAAGATTCCGGAGCTTATGAGCGACGTTGCCAAGGGCATCAAGAGCTTCAAGAAAGGCATCAACGAAGACGAAACGCCGGACACAGCAAAGACCGTCGATCACAAGGCCGACGAAACGAAGTAA
- a CDS encoding deoxyguanosinetriphosphate triphosphohydrolase, with the protein MKIDRQALGFGNGERATYASDPWTTRGRLYAESSSPTRSEFQRDRDRIVHTTAFRRLKHKTQVFIAQDGDHYRTRLTHTIEVAQIARALARALKLDEDLAEGVALVHDFGHTPFGHTGEDALHDVLLPYGGFDHNAQSLRIVTKLERRYAEFDGINLTWESLEGLVKHNGPLLTKDGQGKRGPVPQPILDYCEIHDLELATFASLEAQVAAIADDIAYNTHDIDDGLRSGYLTFEMLEEIPFLAGLMAEVRGLYPHLEKSRFTHEIMRRQVTRMVEDVIAVAQERLSEVKPKSVKDIREAGRVIATFSKEMSETDRQIKQMLFERIYRHPDIMRIRAGAAQIVTDLFAAYMANPKEMQSHYWVDHIAGLADAPKARHVGDYLAGMTDTYAISAHRRLFDHTPDLR; encoded by the coding sequence ATGAAGATCGACAGGCAGGCATTGGGTTTCGGAAATGGGGAGCGGGCGACCTATGCGTCAGACCCCTGGACGACGCGCGGAAGGCTTTACGCCGAAAGTTCCAGCCCGACTCGCTCCGAATTCCAGCGTGACCGCGACCGCATCGTCCATACGACGGCCTTTCGCCGTCTGAAGCATAAGACGCAGGTTTTCATCGCGCAGGACGGCGATCATTACCGCACGCGTCTCACGCATACGATCGAAGTTGCCCAGATCGCCCGCGCGCTGGCGCGGGCCCTGAAGCTCGACGAGGATCTGGCCGAGGGCGTTGCGCTCGTCCACGACTTCGGCCACACACCGTTCGGCCACACTGGCGAGGACGCGCTGCACGACGTTCTCTTGCCCTATGGCGGTTTCGACCATAATGCCCAGTCGCTTCGCATCGTCACCAAGCTGGAGCGACGCTATGCCGAATTCGACGGCATCAACCTGACCTGGGAGAGCCTGGAAGGCCTCGTGAAGCACAATGGGCCGCTGCTGACGAAGGACGGGCAGGGCAAGCGCGGACCGGTGCCACAGCCGATCCTCGATTACTGCGAAATCCACGACCTTGAGCTTGCGACTTTCGCCAGCCTCGAAGCACAGGTGGCGGCGATCGCCGACGACATAGCCTATAACACGCATGACATCGACGATGGTCTGCGTTCGGGCTACCTGACGTTCGAGATGCTGGAGGAAATTCCGTTCCTTGCTGGATTGATGGCCGAGGTCCGGGGGCTTTACCCTCATCTTGAGAAGAGCCGGTTCACGCATGAGATCATGCGCCGGCAGGTCACGCGTATGGTCGAGGACGTCATTGCCGTTGCCCAGGAGCGCCTGTCCGAGGTGAAGCCAAAAAGCGTCAAGGATATACGCGAGGCGGGCAGGGTGATCGCGACCTTCTCGAAGGAGATGTCGGAGACCGACAGGCAGATCAAGCAGATGCTCTTCGAGCGAATCTACCGCCATCCCGATATCATGCGGATCCGGGCAGGTGCTGCGCAGATCGTCACCGATCTCTTCGCCGCCTACATGGCCAATCCCAAGGAGATGCAGAGCCACTACTGGGTCGACCATATCGCAGGTCTTGCCGATGCGCCGAAGGCCCGCCATGTCGGCGATTATCTGGCGGGCATGACGGACACCTATGCGATCAGCGCCCACAGGCGATTGTTTGACCACACTCCGGATTTGCGATAG
- the erpA gene encoding iron-sulfur cluster insertion protein ErpA, translating to MTDTSVTLSDAAAKRIAAIVGAETGKSALRVSVEGGGCSGFSYKFDLTGDARDDDIVIEKNNARVLIDSLSLVYMAGSEIDFVDNLLGQSFQIKNPNAVASCGCGTSFSI from the coding sequence ATGACGGATACGAGTGTAACCCTTTCCGACGCGGCGGCAAAACGAATCGCGGCGATCGTCGGTGCCGAGACCGGCAAGAGCGCGCTGCGCGTTTCCGTCGAAGGCGGCGGCTGCTCGGGCTTTTCCTACAAGTTCGATCTTACCGGCGATGCCCGGGACGATGACATCGTCATCGAGAAGAACAACGCCAGGGTGCTGATCGACAGCCTGTCGCTGGTCTATATGGCCGGCTCGGAAATCGACTTTGTCGACAACCTTCTCGGCCAATCCTTCCAGATCAAGAACCCGAACGCGGTTGCAAGCTGCGGCTGCGGCACCAGCTTCTCGATTTAA
- a CDS encoding SPOR domain-containing protein yields MADKQLAYDTRKKTELFDEGDPLAELARIVGFEPRVAANTVPDVPRQEPAFNLEDELLREFERFDAPRPLAALDRPAEPATAEYDYPAADAIVEPEPVDPPVAASLASEGVEVLSAADWAAPQGSEPVFGGARDLIEELELSIGGPTVQIPQATPAKAPQWSAASIKLPLANFHAARRDEPVEAPVEAVAPIEAVAAPEPQPEPVAQVQPIVQPEPVAEPVAFDPAEEFEAAAPQGFPAELDRHDDMVVEEAPVQEMLAPVETPVAMEPSVEAEPFDLVAAATEGVVQADAALTEAPPEDQPIAFDFDDLLADVSRYPVPQRAASAPVEPKAAPFEQWEPLVLAPAVAASVAAPVADAPAAAAEVPDVAAPARQDADSEDPFAGHDFELDLEGIELELADLDFAEPAKAQELAPVVAMEPSAVAAARPVGHAAAVSVYEAPHPVAVESKAAAVDAEEELPFDASMITEADHHPETVEEMHVPSLPPVEQPTPVAPVNDFDFDVDAEIASLFETSTQKAPAAAAPAWAPAAAPAWAPAAAAAVVAAAPAAVRPQAASGSDEFERALEEDFRRSVREPVRRADAPTEVRIQSAAEAEDMGRARSMKRLLAAAALIVVFAGGAYGVYSVVTDGGLGIAGGEPRVIVADKEPVKVVPENPGGKTVPNQDKAVYDRVAGATEAPKQKALVSSDEAPVDVVQRTLTPEVLPEDNDGPIIDNPASTPVGDTQDPRLLPSEDTAENGAAADDGPDGDRPPAVAPRKVRTMVVKPDGTLVAREEPAAPVEEPAVQPPAAATASSGSAASFPASREVASADIRATPVETTTVAPLPAAQQPSTSSLDTSPLEKVAAANPENAKIDQPVRPIQTPPVAEKPADTAPVPTARPAEQPVNVVSTVTEKGNVRPAEQQPKPAEVASVEPAAAKPQPAAPAGGYGMQIASLPSEAEANKSYANLSKKFASVLGGRSFEIRKAEIAGKGTFYRVRIPAGSKDEAAALCEQYRSAGGSCLISK; encoded by the coding sequence ATGGCTGACAAACAACTGGCGTATGATACGCGAAAGAAGACGGAGCTTTTCGATGAAGGCGATCCGCTGGCTGAGCTTGCGCGTATCGTCGGCTTCGAGCCGCGCGTAGCCGCTAATACGGTTCCGGATGTGCCCCGGCAGGAGCCGGCATTCAATCTCGAGGACGAGCTTCTTCGCGAATTCGAGCGTTTCGACGCTCCCCGTCCACTTGCGGCCCTCGATCGTCCGGCCGAACCTGCCACCGCGGAATATGACTATCCCGCCGCCGACGCCATTGTCGAACCCGAGCCTGTCGATCCGCCAGTCGCCGCATCGCTCGCCTCGGAGGGGGTCGAGGTTCTTTCCGCCGCCGATTGGGCCGCGCCCCAGGGGTCCGAACCCGTTTTTGGTGGTGCCCGCGATCTGATCGAGGAGCTTGAGCTTTCGATCGGCGGCCCCACCGTTCAAATTCCGCAGGCAACCCCTGCCAAGGCGCCGCAGTGGTCGGCCGCCAGCATCAAGCTGCCCCTCGCAAACTTCCATGCAGCTCGCCGTGACGAGCCGGTTGAAGCGCCCGTCGAAGCGGTTGCGCCTATCGAAGCGGTCGCTGCTCCCGAGCCGCAGCCCGAGCCTGTTGCGCAGGTTCAGCCCATTGTCCAGCCCGAACCTGTCGCGGAGCCGGTCGCCTTTGACCCTGCCGAGGAATTTGAAGCGGCAGCTCCGCAGGGCTTCCCCGCCGAACTCGATCGCCATGACGACATGGTCGTGGAAGAAGCGCCAGTGCAGGAAATGCTCGCGCCGGTCGAGACGCCAGTTGCGATGGAGCCCTCCGTTGAGGCTGAACCCTTCGATCTGGTTGCTGCCGCAACGGAAGGCGTCGTACAGGCGGATGCCGCGCTGACTGAAGCGCCTCCCGAAGATCAGCCGATCGCCTTTGATTTCGATGACTTGTTGGCGGACGTCTCCCGTTATCCGGTTCCTCAGCGGGCGGCATCTGCGCCTGTGGAGCCGAAGGCGGCACCTTTCGAACAGTGGGAGCCACTGGTCCTCGCACCCGCTGTTGCTGCGTCTGTCGCCGCTCCAGTAGCTGATGCTCCTGCCGCTGCTGCTGAAGTTCCCGATGTGGCTGCACCTGCTAGGCAGGACGCTGATAGCGAAGATCCGTTTGCCGGCCACGATTTCGAACTCGATCTCGAAGGCATCGAACTCGAACTCGCCGATCTTGATTTTGCCGAGCCTGCAAAAGCGCAGGAGCTTGCCCCTGTCGTTGCGATGGAGCCTTCTGCCGTGGCTGCCGCCCGGCCGGTTGGGCATGCTGCCGCCGTTTCAGTTTACGAAGCGCCGCATCCCGTAGCTGTGGAGAGCAAAGCGGCCGCAGTCGATGCCGAGGAAGAGCTGCCCTTCGATGCCTCGATGATTACCGAGGCCGACCATCATCCAGAGACCGTCGAAGAGATGCATGTGCCCTCGCTGCCGCCCGTCGAGCAGCCGACGCCGGTTGCGCCGGTGAACGACTTCGATTTCGACGTCGACGCGGAAATCGCGAGCCTTTTTGAGACGTCGACCCAAAAAGCGCCGGCTGCGGCTGCACCTGCCTGGGCTCCTGCAGCCGCGCCCGCTTGGGCTCCTGCAGCAGCGGCAGCGGTTGTTGCGGCAGCGCCGGCGGCCGTTCGGCCGCAGGCGGCCAGTGGTTCTGACGAATTCGAGCGTGCGCTTGAGGAGGATTTCCGCCGCAGTGTTCGCGAACCCGTTCGCCGGGCCGATGCGCCTACCGAGGTCCGTATCCAATCCGCGGCTGAGGCCGAGGACATGGGCCGTGCCCGTTCCATGAAGCGGCTGCTTGCGGCTGCGGCTCTGATCGTTGTCTTCGCCGGTGGCGCCTATGGCGTCTATTCGGTTGTGACCGACGGCGGCCTCGGCATCGCCGGCGGAGAACCGCGGGTGATCGTGGCAGACAAGGAGCCGGTCAAGGTCGTTCCGGAAAATCCGGGCGGCAAGACCGTGCCGAATCAGGACAAGGCGGTCTATGACCGCGTTGCCGGTGCCACAGAGGCGCCGAAGCAGAAGGCGCTCGTTTCATCCGATGAAGCGCCGGTCGATGTCGTTCAGCGCACGCTGACGCCCGAAGTTCTGCCGGAAGACAACGACGGACCCATCATCGACAATCCGGCAAGCACGCCGGTCGGTGACACGCAGGATCCGCGTCTGCTGCCGAGCGAGGATACGGCGGAGAACGGTGCTGCGGCCGATGATGGCCCGGATGGCGATCGTCCTCCGGCCGTTGCGCCGCGCAAGGTCCGCACGATGGTCGTCAAGCCGGACGGAACGCTGGTCGCCCGCGAAGAGCCTGCCGCACCGGTTGAAGAGCCCGCCGTTCAGCCGCCTGCGGCTGCGACGGCCTCTAGCGGTTCCGCCGCAAGCTTCCCGGCGAGCAGGGAGGTTGCCTCCGCCGATATCCGCGCGACGCCCGTTGAAACGACGACGGTCGCGCCGCTGCCCGCCGCGCAGCAGCCATCCACGTCTAGCCTGGACACGTCTCCCTTGGAAAAGGTTGCCGCTGCAAACCCGGAAAATGCGAAAATCGATCAACCGGTCCGCCCGATCCAGACGCCGCCGGTAGCTGAAAAGCCGGCCGATACGGCGCCGGTACCGACGGCCCGTCCTGCCGAGCAGCCGGTGAATGTCGTCAGCACGGTGACCGAGAAAGGCAACGTCCGCCCGGCGGAACAGCAGCCGAAGCCGGCTGAAGTCGCATCGGTCGAGCCTGCCGCCGCCAAGCCGCAGCCGGCTGCACCGGCTGGCGGGTACGGCATGCAGATCGCGTCGCTGCCATCCGAAGCGGAGGCGAACAAATCCTATGCGAACCTGTCGAAGAAGTTTGCAAGCGTTCTCGGCGGCCGCAGCTTTGAAATCCGCAAGGCCGAGATCGCCGGCAAAGGCACGTTCTACCGCGTCCGTATCCCGGCGGGCTCCAAGGACGAGGCCGCAGCCCTTTGCGAGCAATATCGCTCAGCCGGCGGAAGCTGCCTGATTTCGAAGTAA
- the argS gene encoding arginine--tRNA ligase — protein sequence MNLFTDFEARIKNALEQIDIVKEKRSELDFGRIAVEPPRDASHGDVATNAAMVLAKPLGTNPRALAEIIIAKLKEDADVADVSAAGPGFINIRLSVGYWQRLLTAIIEAGTDYGRSTLGAGKKINVEYVSANPTGPMHVGHCRGAVVGDALANLLAFAGYAVEKEYYINDAGSQIDVLARSVFLRYREALGESIGDIPPGFYPGDYLIPVGQSLAIDYGVRLHNMPEEQWMPIVKDRAIDAMMVMIREDLAALNVHHDIFFSERMLHGAGGAAIRTAINDLTFKGYVYKGALPPPKGQVPEDWEDREQTLFRSTEVGDDMDRPLIKSDGSYTYFAADVAYFKNKFDRGFDEMIYVLGADHGGYVKRLEAVARAVSEGKSELTVLLCQLVKLYRNGEPVKMSKRSGDFVTLREVVEEVGRDSVRFMMLYRKNSEPLDFDFAKVTEHSKDNPVFYVQYAHARCMSVFRQAKEAFPDLDLSPADLAEAVVGISDPTELQLVAKAAEFPRIIESAAQSHEPHRIAFYLYDLASFFHAHWNKGKDQTELRFVNDKNRESSIARLGLVYAVASVLKAGLAVTGTAAPDEMR from the coding sequence ATGAACCTTTTTACCGACTTCGAAGCCAGGATTAAGAACGCCCTTGAACAGATTGATATCGTCAAGGAAAAGCGATCCGAGCTCGATTTCGGCCGCATCGCCGTTGAGCCGCCGCGCGACGCAAGCCACGGCGATGTCGCGACCAATGCCGCGATGGTGCTTGCAAAGCCGCTAGGCACCAATCCGCGCGCGCTCGCCGAAATCATCATCGCCAAGTTGAAGGAAGATGCCGACGTCGCCGACGTCTCAGCCGCCGGCCCCGGCTTCATTAACATCAGGCTGTCCGTCGGTTACTGGCAGCGCTTGCTTACCGCGATCATCGAGGCGGGAACCGATTACGGCCGCTCGACGCTTGGCGCGGGCAAGAAGATCAATGTCGAATATGTCTCGGCAAACCCGACGGGTCCGATGCATGTCGGCCATTGCCGCGGCGCCGTCGTCGGAGACGCGCTTGCGAACCTTCTCGCCTTCGCAGGCTACGCCGTCGAGAAGGAATACTACATCAACGATGCCGGCTCGCAGATCGACGTGCTGGCGCGCTCGGTCTTCCTGCGCTATCGCGAAGCGCTCGGCGAAAGCATCGGCGATATTCCGCCCGGCTTTTATCCGGGCGATTACCTGATCCCGGTCGGCCAGTCGCTTGCCATCGACTACGGCGTGCGGCTGCACAACATGCCGGAAGAGCAGTGGATGCCGATCGTCAAGGATCGCGCGATCGACGCGATGATGGTGATGATCCGCGAGGATCTCGCAGCCCTCAATGTGCATCACGACATCTTCTTTTCCGAGCGGATGCTGCATGGGGCCGGGGGTGCGGCCATCCGCACGGCGATCAACGACCTGACTTTCAAGGGCTATGTTTACAAGGGGGCGCTGCCGCCGCCGAAGGGTCAGGTGCCGGAAGACTGGGAAGACCGCGAGCAGACGCTCTTCCGCTCGACCGAAGTCGGCGACGACATGGACCGCCCGCTGATCAAGTCGGACGGCTCCTATACCTATTTCGCCGCGGACGTCGCCTATTTCAAGAACAAGTTCGATCGCGGCTTCGACGAAATGATCTATGTGCTGGGCGCCGACCACGGCGGTTACGTGAAGCGCCTGGAGGCCGTTGCGCGCGCCGTTTCCGAAGGCAAGTCGGAGCTTACCGTGCTGCTTTGCCAGCTCGTCAAGCTCTACCGCAACGGCGAGCCGGTGAAGATGTCGAAGCGCTCCGGCGACTTCGTGACGCTGCGCGAGGTCGTCGAAGAAGTCGGCCGCGATTCTGTACGCTTCATGATGCTCTACCGCAAGAATTCCGAGCCGCTCGACTTCGATTTCGCAAAAGTAACGGAGCACTCGAAAGACAATCCGGTCTTTTACGTGCAGTATGCGCATGCCCGTTGCATGTCGGTTTTCCGCCAGGCGAAGGAGGCGTTTCCCGATCTCGACCTGTCGCCCGCAGACCTTGCCGAAGCGGTCGTCGGCATCTCGGATCCCACGGAATTGCAGCTGGTTGCGAAAGCTGCGGAATTCCCACGTATCATCGAATCTGCGGCCCAGTCCCACGAGCCTCATCGCATCGCGTTTTACCTCTATGATCTCGCGAGTTTCTTCCATGCGCACTGGAATAAAGGTAAAGATCAAACGGAATTACGATTTGTTAACGATAAGAACCGAGAATCGAGTATTGCCAGACTTGGGCTGGTGTATGCTGTCGCTTCGGTTTTGAAGGCAGGACTTGCCGTTACAGGCACTGCCGCTCCGGATGAAATGCGATAA
- a CDS encoding segregation and condensation protein A, with the protein MNTVKGTERTQAATPMEKLWQDNGAERASHEPALVIDVAGFEGPLDLLLYLARNQKVDLSRISVLALAEQYLQFIETARRIRIELAADYLVMAAWLAYLKSRLLIPQQVKDDGPTGEEMAATLAFRLKRLEAMREAASGLVNRNRLGRDIFARGAPEHIPDRQKSAYEASLYDLLTAYASLRQRQAVTQVTIARRTVWSLTDARDLLTRMIGEVSGWTALEHYLLRYMASPDERVTAIASAFAASLELVREGKLEIRQDAAFEPLYLRRGPKHATLQVVEQEGSA; encoded by the coding sequence GTGAACACGGTCAAGGGCACAGAGCGGACACAGGCGGCAACGCCGATGGAGAAGCTTTGGCAGGACAACGGCGCCGAACGCGCCAGCCATGAGCCGGCGCTGGTGATCGACGTCGCCGGCTTCGAAGGTCCGCTCGACCTCCTCCTTTACCTCGCCCGCAATCAGAAGGTCGATCTTTCGCGCATCTCTGTGCTGGCGCTTGCCGAGCAGTATCTCCAGTTCATCGAAACTGCCCGCCGAATCCGCATCGAGCTTGCCGCTGACTATCTCGTGATGGCGGCGTGGCTCGCCTATCTCAAGTCCCGGCTGCTGATCCCGCAGCAGGTTAAGGACGATGGTCCCACCGGCGAGGAGATGGCCGCAACGCTTGCCTTCCGCCTGAAGCGCCTCGAAGCGATGCGGGAGGCTGCAAGCGGGCTCGTCAACCGCAATCGTCTCGGCCGCGATATCTTTGCCCGCGGCGCGCCGGAGCATATTCCAGACAGACAAAAATCCGCTTACGAGGCAAGCCTTTACGACCTTTTGACCGCCTACGCGTCGCTGCGCCAGCGCCAGGCCGTGACCCAGGTCACGATTGCGCGCCGCACCGTCTGGTCCCTGACCGATGCCCGCGACCTGCTGACGCGCATGATTGGGGAGGTCAGCGGCTGGACGGCGCTGGAACATTATCTGCTACGGTATATGGCATCGCCGGACGAGCGCGTCACGGCAATCGCCAGTGCCTTTGCCGCCTCGCTTGAACTCGTGCGCGAGGGCAAGCTGGAGATCCGCCAGGACGCTGCCTTCGAGCCGCTCTATCTGCGCCGGGGACCGAAACATGCGACCCTGCAGGTCGTCGAGCAGGAGGGGTCCGCTTGA
- the scpB gene encoding SMC-Scp complex subunit ScpB produces the protein MDSRDYIGRDEGEGASRQNFQAEMEAERIAEALVFASAQPVSEAFIADRLPGNFNVRAVMLRIKEQYAPRGVNLVQVDDAWAFRTAADLSFVIRRDENEVKKLSRAALEVLAIIAYHQPVTRAEIEDIRGVQTSRGTLDVLMEAGWVRFRGRRRTPGRPVTLGTTRDFLDHFGLEELRDLPGIEELKGAGLLSGRIPANFNIPSPLMSDELTEDEDPITQMDLEELGLLAPRGASED, from the coding sequence ATGGATTCCAGAGACTATATTGGCCGCGACGAAGGCGAGGGCGCTTCCCGGCAAAATTTCCAGGCGGAAATGGAGGCCGAGCGCATCGCGGAGGCTCTGGTCTTCGCCTCCGCGCAACCGGTTTCCGAAGCTTTCATCGCCGATCGTCTGCCGGGGAATTTCAACGTCCGCGCCGTCATGCTCCGGATCAAGGAGCAATATGCGCCGCGCGGCGTCAACCTCGTCCAGGTCGATGACGCCTGGGCATTCCGCACCGCAGCCGATCTCTCCTTCGTCATCCGCCGCGACGAGAACGAGGTCAAGAAGCTATCGCGCGCGGCCCTCGAGGTGCTGGCGATCATCGCCTATCACCAGCCGGTGACCCGTGCCGAAATCGAAGATATCCGCGGCGTGCAGACCTCACGCGGCACGCTGGACGTGCTGATGGAAGCAGGCTGGGTGCGTTTCCGCGGCCGCCGCCGCACGCCCGGCCGGCCCGTGACGCTCGGCACGACCCGCGATTTCCTCGATCATTTCGGCCTCGAGGAACTTCGCGACCTGCCCGGAATCGAGGAGCTGAAGGGTGCCGGCCTTCTTTCCGGCCGCATCCCTGCAAATTTCAATATCCCATCGCCCTTGATGAGCGACGAACTGACCGAGGACGAGGATCCGATCACGCAGATGGACCTTGAGGAATTGGGCCTTCTCGCCCCGCGCGGCGCCTCCGAAGATTAG